One stretch of Acidobacteriota bacterium DNA includes these proteins:
- a CDS encoding response regulator, which translates to MSKRVIIAVNNMIFTSKIMSVLDRLDAEGIKAIRSDDIFSKAHELKPDLIIIDLNLNGIEAPSLINKLRSYNATSKIPIVCYSPHMLADQMKAALTAGANEVFPNSKMTSRMNQILGKYIEN; encoded by the coding sequence ATGAGCAAACGGGTAATTATTGCTGTCAACAACATGATATTCACTTCCAAGATTATGTCGGTGCTGGACAGACTGGATGCGGAGGGCATCAAGGCCATAAGATCAGATGACATTTTCAGCAAGGCTCATGAGCTGAAGCCCGATCTGATCATCATTGACCTGAACCTCAATGGAATTGAGGCACCGTCACTAATCAACAAGTTGCGCTCCTACAATGCCACCAGCAAAATCCCGATTGTCTGCTACTCACCGCATATGCTTGCCGATCAGATGAAGGCGGCCCTTACCGCCGGTGCCAACGAGGTATTCCCCAACTCGAAAATGACCTCGCGGATGAACCAGATTCTGGGCAAATACATTGAGAATTAG
- a CDS encoding polysaccharide deacetylase family protein produces MYFRPAATRRLLILLLPCVLTALPVLAQKTASRDGKKSNKEICITFDELPAARSFGEVDRQAVNYLILDALKRHKVKAAGFIVGEGIEDSFDILGQWLNDGHTLGSMTFTNQDYNYIGIEAFIEDIRRGIATIEPMLSGFGQKKRYFRYPYLHYGTTVEGKKQAALFLADQNVAVVHATVIPEDYLYNLSLDKLGKVPDSAAFDKLLNEYINHVLDELERMERLALDLVKRPVRHILLLRANRLNAVYLDELLGALENAGYKFITLDRALQDKVYSRREAYYGLKGLGYLDMIANSNPDLLPAE; encoded by the coding sequence ATGTATTTCCGGCCCGCGGCTACCAGGCGATTGCTGATCCTGCTTCTTCCGTGCGTTCTGACCGCCCTTCCGGTGCTGGCTCAGAAAACGGCATCCCGCGACGGCAAAAAGAGCAACAAGGAGATCTGCATCACGTTCGATGAACTGCCGGCGGCCCGGTCCTTCGGCGAGGTGGACCGCCAGGCGGTCAACTACCTGATCCTCGATGCTCTCAAGCGGCACAAGGTCAAGGCCGCCGGATTTATAGTTGGAGAAGGGATCGAGGATTCCTTTGACATTCTCGGCCAGTGGCTCAATGACGGCCACACCCTGGGGAGTATGACTTTCACCAACCAGGATTACAACTACATCGGGATCGAGGCCTTCATCGAGGATATTCGCCGCGGCATAGCGACAATCGAGCCGATGCTCTCCGGGTTCGGGCAGAAAAAGCGGTATTTCCGGTACCCGTACCTTCATTACGGCACCACGGTCGAGGGGAAAAAGCAGGCCGCGCTTTTCCTGGCGGATCAGAACGTCGCGGTGGTCCATGCCACCGTCATCCCGGAGGATTACCTGTATAACCTGTCGCTGGACAAACTTGGCAAAGTCCCGGACTCGGCGGCCTTTGACAAACTTCTCAACGAATACATCAACCATGTCCTGGACGAGCTGGAGCGCATGGAACGGCTGGCCCTGGATCTGGTCAAGCGGCCGGTCCGGCACATACTGCTCCTGCGCGCCAACCGGCTGAACGCCGTCTACCTCGACGAACTGCTGGGCGCCCTGGAGAACGCCGGTTACAAGTTCATCACTCTGGACCGGGCCCTTCAGGACAAGGTTTACTCGCGGCGCGAAGCTTACTACGGCCTCAAGGGCCTGGGCTACCTCGACATGATAGCCAACTCCAATCCCGACCTGCTCCCGGCGGAGTAG
- a CDS encoding vitamin B12-dependent ribonucleotide reductase, whose translation MREQVELTDNALTVLRRRYLRRDNEGRVVETPKEMFLRAAQFIAEADRAYGADDRQVDQTTVEFFNVMADLRFLPNSPTLMNAGKPLGQLSACFVLPVGDSMEEIFEANKYAALIHKSGGGTGFSFSRLRPRNSVVASTSGVASGPVSFMKVFDASTEAVKQGGTRRGANMGILRVDHPDILEFIACKDDPGEITNFNISVAVTDAFMEALAEGRDYALHNPHTGKTHRIDDTEVCLSAADVWQQIIDHAWRTGEPGIIFVDRMNRLNPTSPSEVIESTNPCGEQPLPPYDSCNLGSINLGCFVRDPLPPAYDPAHPGDAVDWERLASVIHTAVHFLDNVIDQNRYPISLIEDQTRKNRRIGLGVMGWADMLVRLRLPYNSPRAQEFGEQIMQFIETEGRNQSSELVRTRGKFPNWEGSVYRGEELAMRNATVTTIAPTGSISIIAGCSSGIEPYYSLAFERNVMDGTRLTEVNRLFEQAARDGGFYSEDLVKQISSRRSIADLLDIPEEVRSLFVTAADVSPEDHIGMQAVFQKHCDSSVSKTINFPESATREDVRSAFELAYQTGCKGATIYRDYSRPDQVLATSASGVDTAAAPPGVGPEPSEAVARRPAVLSGFTEKIKTGYGNLYVTINVRDGRPFEVFAQIGRSGYTTMADTEAICRLISLALRSSVPVQQIIKQLRGIGGSAQVFSGGSRVFSIPDAIAQVLQKHFGSRRPSAGSFEHGEAADICPECASAMKFDAGCYLCLSCGYSSC comes from the coding sequence ATGAGAGAACAGGTCGAACTAACCGACAACGCCCTGACCGTCCTTCGTCGCCGCTACCTTCGCAGGGATAACGAGGGGCGCGTGGTCGAGACGCCGAAGGAGATGTTTCTGCGCGCGGCGCAGTTCATCGCCGAGGCCGACCGCGCTTACGGCGCTGACGACCGGCAGGTGGACCAGACCACCGTCGAGTTTTTCAACGTCATGGCGGATTTGCGTTTTCTGCCCAATTCGCCGACCCTGATGAACGCCGGCAAACCGCTCGGGCAGCTCTCGGCCTGTTTTGTCCTGCCGGTGGGCGACTCCATGGAGGAGATTTTCGAGGCCAACAAGTACGCCGCCCTGATACACAAATCCGGGGGCGGGACCGGGTTTTCATTTTCTCGCCTTCGCCCGCGCAATTCGGTGGTGGCCTCGACTTCAGGCGTGGCCTCCGGACCGGTGTCGTTCATGAAGGTGTTCGATGCTTCGACCGAGGCGGTCAAGCAGGGGGGCACCCGGCGCGGCGCCAACATGGGCATTCTCAGGGTGGACCACCCGGATATCCTCGAGTTCATTGCCTGCAAGGATGACCCCGGCGAGATTACCAACTTCAACATCTCCGTGGCCGTCACCGACGCTTTCATGGAGGCGCTTGCCGAGGGGCGGGATTACGCCCTGCACAATCCGCACACGGGCAAGACTCACCGTATCGACGACACAGAGGTCTGCCTGAGCGCCGCCGACGTCTGGCAGCAGATTATCGACCATGCCTGGCGTACGGGCGAGCCGGGGATCATTTTCGTCGACCGCATGAACCGGCTGAACCCGACCTCGCCGTCCGAGGTGATTGAATCGACCAACCCCTGCGGGGAGCAGCCTCTGCCGCCCTATGACTCGTGCAACCTGGGCTCGATAAACCTGGGCTGCTTTGTCAGGGACCCGCTGCCGCCGGCCTATGACCCGGCGCATCCCGGCGACGCCGTGGACTGGGAACGCCTGGCCTCGGTCATTCATACGGCCGTGCACTTCCTTGACAATGTCATCGACCAGAACAGGTACCCCATTTCCCTGATCGAAGATCAGACCAGGAAGAACCGCCGGATCGGCCTCGGGGTGATGGGCTGGGCGGACATGCTGGTCAGGCTCCGGTTGCCGTACAACAGCCCCCGGGCACAGGAATTCGGCGAGCAAATCATGCAGTTCATCGAGACCGAGGGCAGAAACCAGTCCTCGGAACTGGTGCGTACTCGAGGGAAATTCCCCAACTGGGAGGGGTCGGTTTACCGGGGCGAGGAGCTGGCCATGCGCAACGCCACCGTGACGACGATTGCGCCCACGGGGTCGATCTCGATCATTGCGGGTTGCTCCTCCGGGATCGAGCCGTATTACTCGCTGGCCTTCGAACGAAACGTCATGGACGGTACCCGGCTGACGGAGGTCAACCGGCTGTTTGAGCAGGCCGCCCGCGACGGCGGTTTCTATTCCGAGGACCTGGTGAAGCAGATTTCGTCGCGGCGCTCCATTGCCGATCTGCTTGATATCCCCGAGGAGGTTCGGTCGCTGTTCGTGACGGCGGCCGACGTCAGCCCGGAGGATCATATTGGCATGCAGGCGGTTTTCCAGAAGCACTGCGATTCCTCGGTCTCCAAGACCATCAACTTCCCGGAAAGTGCCACCCGCGAGGACGTACGTTCTGCTTTTGAGCTGGCCTACCAGACGGGGTGCAAAGGGGCGACTATTTACCGCGACTATTCACGCCCGGACCAGGTTCTGGCCACCTCGGCCTCGGGGGTTGATACCGCCGCGGCACCTCCCGGCGTCGGGCCGGAGCCGAGTGAGGCGGTGGCCCGAAGACCGGCTGTTCTGAGCGGTTTTACTGAAAAGATCAAGACCGGGTACGGCAACCTGTACGTGACGATCAACGTCAGGGACGGCCGGCCTTTCGAGGTCTTCGCGCAGATCGGCCGATCCGGCTACACTACTATGGCCGATACGGAGGCGATCTGCCGGCTGATATCGCTCGCCCTTCGTTCGTCGGTTCCGGTGCAGCAGATAATCAAGCAACTTCGGGGGATAGGCGGCTCGGCCCAGGTTTTCTCGGGAGGCAGCCGGGTATTCTCCATCCCGGACGCTATTGCGCAGGTGCTGCAGAAGCACTTCGGTTCCCGCCGGCCATCGGCCGGGTCATTCGAGCACGGGGAAGCGGCCGATATCTGCCCTGAGTGCGCGTCGGCCATGAAGTTCGATGCCGGCTGTTACCTCTGCCTGTCCTGCGGTTATTCCAGCTGTTAA
- the pyrE gene encoding orotate phosphoribosyltransferase, producing the protein MTTDEILKLFKDSGALLSGHFKLSSGRHSDVYYEKFTLLKNPTVCTRMCRELADQLAALNADTVVGPTTGGIIIAYDVARYLGIESIYAEPGEHGRIFKRGFSLARGQKVIIVDDVMTTGRSVFEVIDLVKTYEADIVAVGELLDRSGGTVSLDYPFHPLATVAADSWAPEECPLCARGEALTQRGSRKF; encoded by the coding sequence ATGACTACTGACGAGATTCTGAAGCTTTTCAAAGACTCGGGGGCTTTGCTCAGCGGGCATTTCAAGCTGTCCTCGGGCCGGCATTCAGACGTCTACTACGAGAAATTCACGTTGCTGAAAAACCCCACCGTCTGCACACGGATGTGTCGTGAACTGGCTGATCAGCTTGCGGCCCTGAACGCAGACACGGTGGTCGGCCCGACAACCGGCGGGATCATCATCGCCTACGATGTTGCCAGGTACCTGGGCATCGAATCCATCTATGCCGAGCCCGGAGAGCACGGGCGGATCTTCAAACGCGGCTTCTCGCTTGCCAGGGGGCAGAAGGTGATAATCGTTGATGACGTGATGACCACCGGGCGCTCGGTCTTCGAGGTCATCGATCTGGTAAAAACGTACGAGGCCGATATCGTCGCGGTCGGCGAGTTGCTTGATCGCTCCGGGGGCACCGTCAGCCTCGACTACCCGTTCCATCCGCTGGCTACCGTGGCGGCTGACAGCTGGGCCCCCGAAGAGTGTCCGTTGTGTGCCAGGGGAGAAGCGTTGACGCAGCGGGGGAGCAGGAAGTTCTGA
- a CDS encoding response regulator, producing the protein MSLSQERTFRILVVDDEEIVLSLVTDALEDEGWEVVTASNADEALRQMCGGPFDLILSDIRMPGTDGIELVRRVREQAPDIAVLFMTGYANLSSAKEAIKQGAIDYIMKPFELMEIRQAVHSAVQKKLEAEERSPDHQLKGLSDLNYMLFHAGDRKSLIVSSLKFALMHQHADHGSILFVDPDQDRFIMVSINDDSTQERSLAKEPLASCLDSAESDLLREPVIISSFEEHPVFKHNPDPNLKPYLCPDWMHENLHMVVVPVTRADGFYGMIMLGFEDDTVKLSGRTLQFLAITASQLAITLENLSLLEQSRQAYARLKELQDETIELEKMATRGQMSAEIGHELNNFLGVIAGSISLLDVHLKKQDHREASRHVKTAAETIEKIKTFTANLMDLHPISSRKEILYFDRVIREVIEYLTPQRRFRDVQIDIIELADEIPFQADAMQIQQLLYNVFNNAADATQEKGDGQIAVSVMTDPERESFRVTVSDNGVGIEPELLEKAFSQRFTTKPTGHGFGLVVCQRIIENHGGELSIDSAPGEGTTVTIDLPMAVRVPQPA; encoded by the coding sequence ATGAGTCTGTCGCAAGAACGGACATTCCGCATTCTCGTCGTTGACGACGAAGAAATCGTGCTTTCGCTGGTCACGGACGCGCTGGAAGACGAGGGGTGGGAGGTAGTCACGGCGTCCAACGCAGACGAGGCGCTGCGCCAGATGTGTGGCGGGCCGTTCGACCTGATACTCAGCGACATCCGTATGCCCGGTACGGACGGCATTGAACTGGTGCGGCGGGTCCGGGAGCAGGCGCCCGACATAGCCGTCCTGTTCATGACCGGCTACGCCAACCTCAGCTCCGCCAAGGAGGCGATCAAGCAGGGGGCCATTGACTACATAATGAAGCCGTTCGAGTTGATGGAGATCCGCCAGGCCGTGCACAGCGCTGTCCAGAAGAAGCTCGAAGCCGAAGAGCGCAGCCCCGACCACCAGCTCAAAGGGCTCTCCGATCTGAACTACATGCTCTTCCACGCCGGTGACCGCAAGTCGCTGATCGTTTCATCGCTGAAGTTCGCGCTGATGCACCAGCACGCCGACCACGGCTCCATTCTGTTCGTCGACCCCGACCAGGATCGCTTTATCATGGTGTCGATCAACGACGATTCCACCCAGGAGCGGTCTCTGGCCAAAGAACCCCTGGCTTCCTGCCTGGATTCAGCCGAATCCGACCTGTTGCGAGAGCCGGTCATCATTTCCAGCTTTGAGGAACACCCGGTATTCAAGCATAACCCGGACCCGAATCTGAAACCTTACCTGTGCCCTGACTGGATGCACGAGAATCTGCACATGGTGGTCGTCCCGGTGACGCGCGCCGACGGGTTCTATGGCATGATCATGCTGGGTTTCGAGGACGACACCGTCAAGCTCTCCGGCCGAACCCTGCAGTTTCTGGCCATCACCGCCAGCCAGCTGGCCATCACGCTGGAAAACCTGTCACTGCTGGAACAGTCACGCCAGGCGTACGCCCGTCTCAAGGAACTTCAGGATGAAACCATCGAGTTGGAGAAGATGGCTACGCGCGGCCAGATGTCGGCGGAGATCGGCCACGAACTGAACAACTTTCTGGGAGTAATTGCGGGCAGCATTTCCCTGCTGGACGTCCACCTGAAAAAACAGGACCACCGGGAGGCGAGCCGGCACGTCAAAACAGCGGCTGAGACTATCGAGAAGATAAAGACGTTCACGGCCAACCTGATGGATCTCCATCCAATCTCTTCCCGCAAGGAGATCCTGTACTTCGACCGCGTTATCCGGGAAGTCATCGAGTACCTGACGCCTCAGCGGCGGTTTCGAGACGTTCAGATCGACATCATAGAGCTGGCCGACGAAATCCCGTTCCAGGCCGATGCCATGCAGATCCAGCAGTTGCTGTACAACGTTTTTAACAACGCCGCCGACGCCACTCAGGAGAAGGGCGACGGGCAGATCGCCGTTTCCGTGATGACCGATCCTGAGCGGGAATCGTTCCGGGTCACGGTCTCCGATAACGGCGTCGGGATCGAGCCGGAACTACTGGAGAAGGCGTTCAGCCAGCGCTTCACGACCAAGCCGACCGGCCACGGATTCGGACTGGTTGTCTGCCAGCGGATAATCGAGAACCACGGCGGCGAACTGTCGATCGACTCGGCTCCGGGCGAAGGTACCACGGTCACTATCGACCTCCCCATGGCGGTCCGAGTGCCTCAACCGGCGTAG
- a CDS encoding response regulator, with the protein MARILIIDDSLVMRNLLTDFLTELGHEVDVSADGPEGLQMALSNDYDVCICDMHMPKMHGYDVMKEITPQKPELRLIFTDSLPDSLSEKVHRTGRHHLLRKPFELNQLRETLDAILKPVRKT; encoded by the coding sequence ATGGCAAGAATACTGATAATTGACGATTCGCTGGTGATGAGAAACCTGCTGACGGATTTTCTCACTGAACTCGGCCACGAGGTAGATGTATCAGCCGACGGCCCGGAGGGGCTGCAAATGGCCTTGAGCAACGATTACGACGTCTGCATTTGCGACATGCACATGCCGAAGATGCACGGTTACGACGTCATGAAGGAGATTACCCCGCAAAAACCCGAACTGCGGCTCATTTTCACTGATTCGCTGCCCGACTCACTTTCGGAGAAGGTGCACCGGACCGGCCGACACCACCTCCTGAGAAAGCCGTTCGAACTGAACCAGTTGCGGGAAACTCTGGACGCGATCCTCAAACCCGTCAGGAAAACATGA
- a CDS encoding response regulator, producing MSTENRHSILVVDDEEIIRDFLSEVLEDYEVTLACDGDEAIARLRQRRFDLVITDLRMPRVPGEEVVKAAQEIDPSTRVIVISGYSSLYTVSRSVASGACAFLSKPFSIKELIQTVTTALA from the coding sequence ATGAGTACGGAAAACAGGCACTCAATACTCGTAGTCGATGACGAGGAGATCATCCGCGATTTCCTGTCGGAAGTACTGGAAGATTACGAGGTTACACTGGCCTGCGACGGTGATGAGGCTATAGCCAGGTTGAGGCAGCGCCGTTTCGACCTGGTGATCACCGACCTGCGCATGCCGCGAGTCCCCGGAGAAGAAGTGGTCAAGGCAGCACAGGAGATCGACCCGAGTACACGGGTGATCGTGATCTCGGGCTATTCCAGTCTCTACACGGTCAGCCGATCGGTTGCCAGCGGTGCGTGCGCGTTTTTGTCCAAGCCGTTCAGCATCAAGGAACTGATCCAGACGGTGACAACTGCCCTGGCCTAG
- a CDS encoding ATP-binding protein: MSLFGRLIQVNLRTRFVLPISAMVVVSMLITSGYLLKRQDDGFRRELETSGKTMIQMLAMNAESGVLFESTHELEDLLQVLAPFETVEFAIVINLAGDVLSRTGNCAISPTVWKVRDLAGDQQVETAKSYVTDSSGQGILILTAPVLTQRERISRENLGITSGLDKSIPYSYEPELIGYIALGLSEESVNRSIAEGRIVVIVLALLIVLTSIILVTFIVSAITNPVTELVKVTDQISHGDLSRKVEINRNDEIGHLAKTFNKMIESLKQSRDEIEQYNRTLEEKIIERTRQLEEAQAQLIQSEKMGAIGQLAAGVAHELNNPLGGILGYAQFTLEKLSKNVPEKTTTKDIASYVKYVSDIEAQARRCKTIVQNLLKFSRSSRTVDFEEIEVNRAIEETISFVEHQLRINQVELIVSLTPGIPTIQGNIGQLQQVFTNLIINAMHASEKGTAIEIVSRYSPAVGEFGGAVELLFIDHGHGVSAENLKKIFEPFFTTKEVGKGTGLGLSVSYGIIRDHGGEILVKSEVSEGTTFTVVLPVQRSPRSSDTVRESETSLRG; this comes from the coding sequence ATGAGCCTCTTTGGTCGCCTGATTCAGGTCAACCTGCGGACGAGGTTCGTCCTGCCGATTTCGGCGATGGTGGTCGTCAGCATGCTCATCACCAGTGGTTACCTGCTTAAGCGCCAGGATGACGGCTTCCGGCGCGAGCTGGAAACCAGCGGCAAAACGATGATACAGATGCTGGCCATGAACGCTGAAAGCGGTGTCCTGTTTGAGTCCACCCACGAGTTGGAGGACCTCCTGCAAGTGCTGGCGCCGTTCGAGACGGTCGAGTTCGCCATCGTCATCAATCTTGCCGGGGACGTGTTATCCCGGACCGGTAATTGTGCCATCAGTCCGACGGTATGGAAGGTCCGGGACCTTGCCGGCGACCAGCAGGTCGAGACGGCCAAATCGTACGTCACGGATTCCTCCGGGCAGGGGATTCTCATTCTGACAGCGCCCGTGCTGACCCAGCGCGAGAGGATCAGCCGCGAGAATCTCGGCATCACGAGCGGACTGGACAAGTCCATCCCCTACTCGTACGAGCCGGAGCTGATCGGCTACATCGCGCTCGGTCTGTCGGAAGAAAGCGTCAACCGGTCAATCGCCGAAGGGCGCATCGTCGTCATTGTGCTGGCCCTGCTCATCGTCCTGACCAGCATCATCCTGGTCACCTTCATCGTAAGTGCCATCACCAATCCGGTCACGGAACTGGTGAAGGTCACCGATCAGATAAGCCACGGGGACCTGAGTCGGAAGGTGGAAATCAACCGTAACGACGAGATCGGTCACCTGGCCAAGACGTTCAACAAGATGATTGAGTCTCTCAAACAGTCACGAGACGAGATCGAGCAGTACAATCGGACGCTGGAAGAGAAGATCATTGAACGGACCAGGCAGCTCGAGGAGGCGCAGGCGCAACTCATTCAATCCGAGAAGATGGGCGCTATCGGTCAGCTGGCCGCCGGAGTGGCTCACGAGTTGAACAACCCCCTGGGCGGGATTCTCGGGTACGCCCAGTTCACCCTCGAGAAACTGTCCAAGAACGTCCCGGAAAAGACGACGACCAAAGATATCGCCAGCTACGTGAAATACGTCTCCGATATCGAGGCCCAGGCGCGGCGCTGCAAGACCATCGTGCAGAACCTGCTGAAGTTCTCGCGATCCTCGCGGACGGTCGATTTCGAGGAAATCGAGGTGAACAGGGCGATCGAGGAAACGATCAGCTTCGTTGAACATCAACTGCGCATCAACCAGGTTGAACTGATCGTGTCGCTGACGCCGGGCATTCCGACAATTCAGGGAAACATCGGGCAGCTTCAGCAAGTGTTCACCAATCTCATAATCAACGCCATGCACGCCTCCGAAAAGGGAACCGCCATCGAGATCGTCAGCCGATATTCTCCCGCGGTCGGAGAGTTCGGCGGCGCCGTCGAGCTGCTCTTTATCGACCACGGACATGGCGTATCAGCAGAGAATCTCAAGAAAATCTTTGAACCTTTCTTTACGACCAAGGAGGTGGGCAAAGGCACCGGGCTGGGCCTTTCGGTCAGCTACGGTATAATCCGCGACCATGGGGGCGAAATTCTCGTCAAGTCCGAGGTGAGTGAAGGCACGACCTTTACGGTTGTTCTGCCGGTACAGAGATCGCCCCGCTCGTCCGATACAGTAAGGGAAAGCGAAACCAGTCTGAGGGGTTAG
- a CDS encoding ABC transporter substrate-binding protein encodes MGLLCLAVLVVGHAREARAQKVAVLTTDSLISTLRTISGAIKVVQSQHPEAVFIQYLISPDSAQCSRQIDSVKAARPAIILTVGSGATECAKDNFTRTPIVFSAVMYPVVSGFVESLVNPGHNITGASLNIPVNIQFRNFRKIIPKLRTIGVLYSSNTAKLIPPSKVVAQQLGLDLVALEVNDQKELPRALDSLTGVCDGIWSVADPNLFSPQSTKFILLHTIRRGVPFMGFSRYVVESGALFALDFDYKAVGRQAGKTVNRILEGTNPGGISITSPDIIWFHYNEKTARHISVTIPDDMIAIAKEVYR; translated from the coding sequence GTGGGACTACTGTGTCTTGCCGTGCTGGTCGTCGGCCACGCCCGGGAGGCGCGGGCACAGAAAGTCGCGGTTCTGACCACGGACAGCCTGATATCAACCCTGCGAACCATCAGCGGGGCCATCAAAGTTGTCCAGAGTCAACACCCCGAAGCTGTTTTTATACAGTACCTTATATCCCCGGATTCGGCCCAGTGCAGCCGCCAGATCGACTCCGTCAAAGCCGCCAGGCCGGCCATCATTCTAACGGTCGGAAGCGGCGCCACGGAATGCGCCAAGGATAATTTTACCCGGACACCGATCGTGTTTTCCGCCGTCATGTACCCGGTCGTCTCGGGTTTCGTGGAATCGCTCGTGAACCCCGGTCACAACATAACCGGCGCCTCTCTGAATATCCCGGTGAACATCCAGTTTCGGAATTTCCGGAAGATCATTCCCAAGCTCCGAACCATCGGCGTGCTCTATTCGAGCAACACGGCCAAGCTCATCCCGCCGTCGAAGGTGGTGGCACAGCAACTGGGGCTGGACCTTGTGGCGCTGGAGGTGAACGACCAGAAGGAACTGCCGCGGGCGCTGGATTCCCTGACCGGGGTTTGCGACGGAATCTGGTCCGTGGCCGATCCGAACCTGTTCAGTCCGCAATCGACGAAATTCATCCTGCTGCATACGATCCGCCGGGGAGTCCCCTTCATGGGTTTTTCCCGCTACGTGGTCGAATCCGGGGCTCTGTTTGCACTCGATTTTGACTACAAAGCGGTCGGCCGACAGGCCGGGAAGACTGTCAATCGGATACTTGAGGGAACGAACCCGGGTGGAATCAGCATCACTTCGCCCGACATTATCTGGTTTCACTACAACGAGAAGACGGCCCGCCATATCAGCGTTACTATCCCGGACGACATGATTGCGATCGCCAAGGAGGTATACCGATGA